Genomic DNA from Coregonus clupeaformis isolate EN_2021a chromosome 26, ASM2061545v1, whole genome shotgun sequence:
atttgagggagtgcgcacatgcagctattctgtgttgagcggttaacaaagaaacaggtactcctatatgcttaatttagagttatttatgtaacttcaGTTGTGATataaatgttgggctatatgtttagatttttaatacattctaaggctatgatgatttgaaaaaagttgcgtgaaaggcatgagctcttctttgttttttgcgcaggctgtacagtCTTcatcacaatttgacaagcacttgataatgcctcggaTTTCCCAgcagcatcccctttgtgtggccataatccCCCTAGAAAACCAATGCCTTTTGTGTCCAGCGGCCGTTATGCCCTTGGACTGAatttataattcccttctccccgcTGCatgccgaagcacctctcactcacatggctctcagtcCCGTGATCGGGTCTTCCTCACAGgatacaagtgaagacagacacatctgcGACTCAGCTGCacacgtccttatccaattccgaggagCATATTGACCATATTGGAAGaattgtccacatttacttttcgtcagccaacaagatgagtaggcttaacgaacagcaaaagcactatcCTATGTCAATCTACCATACCCCATAGTTAAACAattgacctattctgtgcgataaataaatattccaaacatagtccaggacagttgtgggatgcgatcccaaattaatacaaccactagcatcaaaaaacctgttttaagcaataagcctgacgcaacagatgagacagtttagcttaaaatgttgatgaactattaggctatttcttcacattatacgCGTAGCAATGCACaaacggcagtaggctataagccagaatgttccattagcaggaaaacaccattatcaaaagtgaccacaaatgcgattatgcatttAATGCTTATAttggtgcatttttatggtgaaaatgaacTGCGACGTGATTCTccgcccatgtaggcagcctagtGTATTTAAATGAGACAACACATACTAGGTGCACTTGAACGTTCACACCCAACTGGAGAGTAGAGGTAGGTTACTGAAGTTGATGTTGACATGCTTTTTATGCTACTGAGACAGTTTGTGGAGACAATGGCCTTGTTGGGTCGGCTGTTAATATGTAAGAGCCTCCCTACCACCTAACTCTACTTTCACCATCCCTTTTCACCAGTCTAGCTCTCTGGAGTTTTCACGCATAAAGCTATGCTTTGTTTCACAGTCCTGCTCAGTTGTTGGTTACCTAGTTATTGAGAAATTACATAATAACAAAGTAGTTGGTTCTTCAAACAATTCAGCATAATAGAGAACTAATTGATGTCGAATGGAACATAGCACTGGTTGTTTAAATGACTCCCAAAGAAAGAGGACAGCTGGTCATTACGTAATTGTTAAGTAATTACTGTTTTACCGTGCAATTTTTACTATGGGCATACCAGGAAGTAGACTGCAAAGCAAAACACAACTGACATAAAATTCTCAGAAGGCCCCTGCATAACATTATACTGTAGacatagaaatataatatatTCTATTGGATTCTATTTCTTTGACTGTACATTACTCATGCAGTGCAGCAGAGGGGTTTCATATTTGAATAGATTAGTCATTCTGATTTAATTTGATCATCCGCCACTAAGAATAGATGGAAAATGCAAAGAAACAACAAAACACAAATTCAAAGCTGAATAATTTTAAATAACCTTTGCTCCTCCTCATGAGGATATAGTAAAATCTCTACAATTTAAACAGTTGACATACAAATGGCTCAACGCCATACAATTCCACAGTAGTAGACAAAATTCTGAAAAATTTCCAAGCCTGTTTCTCTGTTCTGTCTTCCCAGATAAGAGAGGTGATCCACTGAGGAGGCGACTCCAGTCTCTGATCTGAAGGAGCCCGTACCTGGAGCATGATCCTTGGTGTGTCTGCAGAGCCAGTGAAGAGCCTGGGACCTGCCTCTATGGCCACTGAGTCAGCACCCTCCTAGCTCTGCCAGGGGACCCAAGAATCCCCCTGCGGGACGCAAGAATCCCCCTGCTAGCTCCGCAAGGGGGCTCACATATCACCCTACTAGCTCTGCCAGAGGGCTCAACCATCCCACTCCTAGCTCTGTGTGGGGCCTCAAGCAACCCCTTTCTAGCTCTGCCAGGGAGCCTTGTACATCCCCTACTAGGTCCGCCAGGGGGCTCACTCCCACCCGTCTGCCAGCTCAGATAACCCTCTTGCTGTTGGCAAACACATGTTTGACGTGATCGAATGTGACCGCCGCCGCACCATCCAGAGCAGCAGCAGCCCTCTGATCCCCCTGCCAGCTGATCCACCATGCAGTGGAGACGGCGACACTGCTGCCCCATCAAGATGACCTGGACCATGAAGCGCTCGCTCTTCCGGACCCATGTGGCAGGTCTCCTGTCCCTGGccctcctcttcaccctcttcctcttcttcagcCACCAGGACTGGCTGCCGGGCCGGACCGGGCCCCGTGACAACCCCCTGGCCTACACCGTTAGGGGCTTCCGCACGGCCAAGGCCGAGGCAAACCAGAGCCTGAGTCTGAAGAGCCTGTGGAGGGAGACAGGTTTTGTGCCTCCCAAGCCCCAGCTTAACCTCAGCTCCCAGCAGGCTGAGGGTGGCGGTGGTGGGGGAGCCATGGTGGGCGTAACGGGTCTGGAGAACTCGATGAGCGCCAACAACAGTTTACAGCAGGAGATGGGCGTGGGAGGGAGGCTCAATGCCCAGCCCTACCGCTACATCCTCAACGAGCCCTTCAAGTGCCGGGACAGCACCCCGTTCTTGGTGCTGCTGATCGCTGCAGAGCCAGGCCAGGCAGACGCCAGGAACGCCATTCGGCAGACATGGAGCAACGAGAGCGTGGCCATGGGCCTAGGTTTCGTCCGACTCTTCATGCTGGGTCTAGGGCGGAGCTCGGACAGGTACACCCAGACCGCCATCGAGGAGGAGAGCCGGGTCTACCATGACATCATCCAGCAGGACTATCAGGACACATACTACAACCTCACCATCAAAACCCTGATGGGCATGAACTGGGTGGCCTGCCACTGCCCGCAGGCACACTACGTCATGAAGACAGACAGTGACATGTTTGTCAACACAGAGTATCTCATCCAGAAGTTGCTGAAGCCCGAGCTCCCGCCCAGACAGAGCTACTTCACTGGCTATCTAATGAGGGGCTACGCGCCCAACCGCAACAAGGACAGCAAGTGGTACATGCCTCCAGAGCTGTACCCTAGTGAGAGGTACCCCATCTTCTGCTCGGGAACCGGGTATGTGTTCTCTGGGGACATGGCGGAGAGGATCTATCAGGCGTCTCTGAGCATACGGAGGCTGCACCTGGAGGACGTTTACGTGGGCATCTGCCTGGCCAAGCTCCGCATCGACCCCACGCCGCCGCCCAACGAGTTCCTCTTCAACCACTGGAGGGTGTCCTACTCCAGCTGTAAGTACAGCCACCTCATCACCTCCCACCAGTTCCAGCCCAACGAACTGGTCAAGTACTGGAACCACCTGCAGACCAACAAGCACAACGCGTGCATCAACATGGCCAAGGAAAGGAACGGGAGGTATAGACACAGGAAGTATCATGCAGAGACACCTCAGTGATGCTAACTCTACTTACTGTTGGAAGTCTGGACAGGAAGACAAAATGGAAAGGAAGCAGACTAGAGGAAGGGCTGGATCTAGAAAGGGCATGTTAAGAGAGCTCAGCACTATACACTGTCTGGGAAAGAGCACAGTGTTTTTGGTATTGTGTACAGTCGATTAAAACTATTTTTTTAATTTGAGAGAGATGTTATTTATTGTAAACCTGTTAAACTCTTTTTAAAAGGGCAGTGATGTTCCATGTTTACGTGCAATATGAAGCATGcacacaaaaaaaatctaaaaaacaaAGTGGGGATTCTGCCACTTTCAGGTGCAAATACAATGATCAGAAGAGACATGGCCAGTGGTTGATGAGGTTTTGTTACACAACAGGTAGGTCACTAACTGTGGGGACAATTCTATCAAAGAACTATAAACAATTAATAATATAAAGACTATTTACATGGGATGGGAAAAGCGAAAGAGAAAAATGTATCACTACCTACAAAAAATTATGAATATATTTATGATGTGGACCAGTAATGCTGCCCTTATTCTCAATGTTTACTTTACAGAATTATCATAAAATATGAATTAAAAGGGTTTAACTGTCAGTATATTTTATTTACAACCAAGTTGAAAGCACTCAGAATCACAGCTGAGATTGTATTTTCTAAAGCTTTACATTGATTATGACGAGTCTGCACATGAGCAGATGTGCAATGAAATGAATAACAATTAAATGTATTGAATTTTTCAGGTTTCTTTTGCTTTTGTTGTTTGTAATTTTGGGCCTCACTTGAAGCGGTCTATCTTCCATTCAACATTATACACCAACTCCTAATTTTGCCATTCCGCAGTCACCATCCATTTGACAGATACAGTGCAAAATGTGAGTCAAAACTTTCCAGGATCTGAATCAGACGGGATATGTGAAAACCTACTCACTGATGAGAGAGAAATATATGAGTACCATACTGTTTTCTCTCACACGGAGGGAATGATGAAAAAAGTTTGAGTGATAACACTTTGATTAGATTTTAATTAGAAATTAATTCTCATAACTTTGAAGGGTTGTTTAGTGTTTACTCCAGATGGGCCAGAACTGTGCGATGTTCTGTGGGGTTTGTTATGTATTAAATGTCTTCACACTCCACTGCTCAGGGTCAGCAGTTAAAAGATCATACATAACTGGTTGAATTGGTGGACGATTCGGAATGGCCCCGTATAACTACACAGTAATCAAATTGAATTTATGCATAGCGAACTGGAGCCACTATATCGGCAAAGTTTATTGCACATCTGTCCTTCTCGTTTTAATCAGCCATACATTTGGGTCATTTTGTTTATTGAGCTGTGTAAAAGTTAAAAGTTCACAACgcaacatacatacagtgggggaaaaaaatatttagtcagccaccaattgtgcaagttctcccacttaaaaagatgagagaggcctgtaactttcatcataggtacacgtcaactatgtacgaaaaaatccagaaaatcacattgtagatttttatgaatttttttgcaaattatggtggaaaataagtatttggtcacctacaaacaagcaagatttctggctctcacagacctgtaacttcttctttaagaggctcctctgtcctccactcgttatctgtattaatggcacatgtttgaacttatcagtataaaagacacctgtccacaacctcaaacagtcacactccaaactccactatggccaagaccaaagagctgtcaaaggacaccagaaacaaaattgtagacctgcaccaggctgggaagactgaatctgcaaaaggtaagcagcttggtttgaagagatcaactgtgggagcaattattaggaaatggaagacatacaagatcactgataatctccctcgatctggggctccacgcaagatctcaccccgtggggtcaaaatgatcacaagaacggtgagcaaaaaggacgactgatccgtgtaaaggaaagaatgaatggggccatgtatcgtgagattttgagtgaaaacctccttccatcagcaaggaaattgaagatgaaacgtggctgggtctttcagcatgacaatgatcccaaacacaccgcccgggcaacgaaggagtggcttcgtgagaagcatttcaaggtcctggagtggcctagccagtctccagatctcaaccccatagaaaatctttggagggagttgaaagtccgtgttgcccagcgacagccccaaaacatcactgctctagaggagatctgcatggaggaatgggccaaaataccagcaacagtgtgtgaaaaccttgtgaagacttacagaaaacgtttgacctgtgcttAAGATTtaaagtattgagaaattttgttattgacaaatacttattttccaccttaatttgcatacaatgtgattttctggagaaaaaaaattttACCtagatgacaattacaggcctctcatcttttaagtgggagaacttgcacaattggtggctgactaaatacttttttccccagtGTACGTTGGGGTCCGAAATGATTGACAAATAAAGATGAGTAATAAtgactatataaaataaatacatcaaATAATGTATGCTCAAAAAaaatgggaaattatattattttataaaaaCATTAATTTTGTTTAGCAAGTAAtactttattttgtttttttaaaggtaggggtcaaaatcaTTGACATCcttaaagattcttataaataaaatagtcaaaagtgtagtattttgTCCCATATTCTTAGCATGCAATGAacacatcaagcttgtgactcttgaaacttgttggatgcatttgcagttcgttttggttgtgtttcagattattttgtgtccTATAGAAATGaatagtaaataatgtattgtgtcattttggagtcacttttattataaataagaaAATAATCTGTTTcgaaacacttctacattaatgtggatgctatcaTAATTATGCATAATCCTggatgaatcgtgaataatggtgAGTGAGAAAGTTGCAGAGTGTAAatgatcatacccccaagacatgctatcctctcaccattaccagtaacatgggaggttagcatgtcttgggggtatgatctacaaatgcatccaacaattttgtagagtcacaagcttgatgtagtcattgcatgctacgaatatgggaccaaatactaaacgtcTGACTACTTTATTCACAAGAATCTtgagaaaaaaaagtattacttgttaaataaaatctcttactgtattgtattagtataaaataatataatgtcCCTTTTATTTGTATATAACATATCTAATATATTGAATTATTACTGTAATTCCtgaccccactgtatgtaataataatgttttttattttaagttAAGTAATGTTAAGTAATGTCACCAATAAAACCATGTTTAAACAGAAATCCTAATTCTGATCATAACGGGAAAAAAATTGTGCATATTTGGTGGTCACTGCATCCAGAATTAATTAGCTATATACTAATCGTACAAGACATCTGATCACCTGGTATGTATATGTTTGTAAACAAATGTGTTGTAAACCAGCTACAATATCACACACGAAAGACAACATATAACGCATCATGATATTAAACATCATTCCCTTACAGATTCTTGTGACCTGCAGAATGCCTGAGCAACAATTAAAAGCAGCCGTCCTTTGAGCTGGCACAATAGACAAGAAAGACCATCCTCATCTTAGAAAGCATGTCATACCATTGCTGTGCAATTCCTTAAACACTCAATTGGCCTAAAGTACTCATCAGCCTCAATTAATAATAATGAAAGTCATGGCTCAAAGCTAGAGGATATTGGGATCCAGGTCTGCTCTCATTCATCCATGGCCAAGGCAATCAAACAGTCCAGATTACCAGTATCTGGTGGCACTTCTCCCCTCTGAAAATATGatgaggcagagagggggagggagaagaggggaagggaagacaaaaaggtagagagagggattAGAGGAGAAAAAAAGGGGGTAGAAAAGGAAGGAGAGGGATAAGTGAGGGCTGAGACAGTCAGAGGGGGAGGCAGAACAAGCAAGAGGAAGGAGGGCAGAAGGGtttggggagaggaggaggaagagaggggaaagagaagaGTAGAAGAAAGGAGCTGGTGATGAATGAAAAGGAAAGATGCTGTGACTGATCAGTATTGAAAATCTGTGATGCCGTAAACGTGGTAGAAGTGAACCGGGGGAACGAATTGAGATGTCAGCCATGATGAAGTGGGGGCTGTGGCCTCAGCCTGGACTCTACCACCGCAGCTCAGCACTACCACAGAAACCAGAGAAGTAAAATACACTTGAGGAGGAGACATAATTCCTGACCTTTCCCCGGCAGAGTTGTAGTAGACCTCCTGAGTAATGCCTCTCCCTGATGGGCTTAAATGTACTAAGATGAATTCTAAGTTAAAGCTTGAGCATGGTATGTTCTCTGTTAATAATGAAAACACAGTAAATGGCATTCATTACAAGAAAAAGGTTGTGAAAAGGTTTCATTCTTTTCTAGGACATCCTGAAAATATAACAGGGGACTTCTCTCCCATCATGCAGGCCAATAGCTAAATCTCAGTCAAATCGGCCTATGTTGTATTGATTTCATTTAAACAGCAGCatattgttgttgttgctttTAATGATGTAGACAGCAGTGGTATATTAATAAAGCGTCATTGCCTGAGTCCCCTCAATATCCTTTTTTGTTATCAATTTCCTGAGCTGCGGTCTATCATCAGACACAGATCTCATTAACGTCTTCTAACAGATGGTGGATTCCAACCAAGCCTCAAGGACTCAACAATGGGGAGCAGATAGCATCGAGCCAAAATCTATTTATAAACATAATTTGAGGGTGACAACAATCCTGAATGGCCCATACAGGAGGAGCGGTTGGACATCCCGCTGCCAGCTCTCAGTTAACAAACCTTACCATCATATCAACACCAACCCTGAGCCCCTCTTCAGCCATGTAGGGGCAAAGTGAGGGCTGTAAAaaaaatttttacatttacgtcatttagcagacgctcttatccagagcgacttacaggtgcaattagggttaagtgccttgctcaagggcacatcgacagatttttcacctagtcagctcggggattagaaccagcgacctttcggttactggcacaacgctcttaaccactaagctacctgccgccccaagagCAGTCAAGGGTGATGTGATGTCAGCCATTTTGTCGAAAGCAAAACAAATCCAAGAGGTCACGGAGGATGTGGCTAAGCTAGGGCCACACAGATTTTTTAACAACTCCTCAGAAATCTATTAAAATGAATAAATACCTAGTGCGTGTAGAACTGATTTACATTATAATAAACCAAATATTGATAGACCATTTTGGTAGGCTCTTGTATCAGTTCAATATGCAGATAACGCTCTTCAGGTATTTGTTAGAAAACGTTCCCATAACACATAAACCAGATAACCTTTGACcccagtcatgtgtgcatacagtacatactgtaggtAGAGGAGTCCTGACCATTGTACTGCAACAATGTCTAGGGTCAACAGAAATAGCATCAAACTTTTTTTACAGTGCATTAATCCTCTATAAATCGATACCTGGGGCAGTAATTATCCTCTCCCACGTTGTCCACCTTTTGTGATACGCAGTGTGGTGTGTAAAACTGATTCAACTCCTCCGGCATGGGATCACCTTTCAGCGCAGTTGACAAACGAGGACAAATCGCAGCCCAGGAGTGCATTAGCAATTGTATAACATGTTGGTAAAATACACACCTGACAAAAAACTTTATCCTGCACAATCTCAGAGGTGTCACAGAAAAGGTGTCTAACACATATGGGGAGGCGGGGCATCTAAAGTAATAAGGGTATGGGGTTTAGACGCACATGTGGATTTTCAATATGGACAGTTCATTATTGCCCCATAATTGTAAGACTTCAAAAGAAAAGGAGATTATTGTAATGAATACttagggagaaaaaggtgtagattcacacgCAGAGCATGGTAGGTGTTTATTTCACGttcgcaaaaggcaggaatcgctgtcacaggcaggagaatcaaaaacaaggactgaaggctataactggttctcacaaacgtgCTATAAAAAGGCTTGGTAGAGTGAAAACAAACAATatctcacaaggcacaaacagaatgaactgaactaaataaggagctgatgagaccaggtgagtaactaacacaggtgaaatcaatgatcaaaaatgaaagacagggctacgttcaagaacacaaagaaacagggctacgtacaagaacaaaaggtgaactaagaaaacaaatacagaaccTCACAATTATATGTGCTTTCTGTGAGTTTGTTCAGTCAAAATaatatactgaagaaaaatataaacgcaacatgcaacaatttcaacgattttactgagttacagtcatataaggaaatcagtcaattgaaataaataaattaggccctaatcaatggatttcacatgattgggcaaGGGCACATCCATGGGTGGGTttaggagggcataggcccacccaattgggagccaggtccagccaatcagaatgtgtttttccccacaaaagggctttattacagacagaaatactcctgagTTTCATCAGTTgcctgggtggctggtctcagacgatcccgcaggtgaagaagccagatgtggaggtcctgggctgccgtggttacacgtggcctgcagttgtgaggcagtttagacgtactgccaaattctctaaaacaatgttggaggtggcttatgttaGAGAAATGAACTTTAAATTATCTggtgacagctctggtagacattcctgcagtcagcatgccaattgcatgcttcctcaaaacttgagacatctgtggcattgtgttgtgtgacaaaactgcacattttagagtggcctttaattgtccccagaacaaggtgcagctgtgtaatgatcatgctgtttaatcagcttccttatatgccacacctgtcttggAAATGGAGCAATAatcactaacagtgatgtaaacaaatttgtgcaaaaaatTTGTAGACAAATGTGCTTTTTGTGCAAATATTTTagggatctttcatttcagctcatgaaaaatgggaccaacactttacatgttgcgtttatatttttgttcagtatataatcgATGCATTTTTCATGGGAAATTGTTATGTGCCACTTCCGTCTCAACACACAATACAATTTAATATAAATTcacatacagctgtggaaaaaattaagagaccactgcaaaattatcagattctctggttttactatttataggtatgtgtttgggtaaaaataaaactttttgttttattctataaactactgacaacgtttcacccaaattccaaataaaaattattgtcatttagagcattatttgcagaaaatgacaactggtcaaaagaacaaaaaatatgcagtgttgtcagacctcgaataatgcaaagaaaataagttaatgttcatttttaaacaacacaatactaatgttttaacttaggaagagttcagaaatcaatatttggtagaataaccctgattttcaatcacagctttcatgcgtcttggcatgctctccaccagtctttcacattgatattgggtgactttatgccactcctgctGCAAAAggtcaagcagctcggctttgtttgatggcttgagaccatccatcttcctcttgttCACATTAAATacgttttcaatggggttcaggtctggagattgggctggccatgacagggtcttgatatggtggtcctccatccacaccttgattgacctggctgtgtggcatggcgcagtgtcctgctggaaaagacaatcctcagagttggggaacaatgtcagagcaaaaggaagcaagttttcttccaggacaaccttgtacgtggcatgattcatgcatccttcacaaagacaaatctgcctgattccagccttgctgaagcacccccagatcatcaccgatcctccaacaaatttcacagtgggtgcgagacactgtggcttgtgggcctctccaggtctccgtctaaccattagacgacgaggtgttgggcaaagctgaaaattggactcatcagagaagatgaccttactccagtcctctactgtccaatccttatggtcttttgcaaacctcagcctggctcttctttgcttctcattgatgaagggcttttttctagctttgcacgacttcagccctgcccctaggagcctgtttcgaaccgtcctcgccgtgcacttcaccccagctgccgtttgccattctttttgtaggtcacttgatgtcatcctacggttgttgagtgactttttttttaaaatccaagatggcgtagtagtgcagttctgtttttgtcgtgtgtctgtaaatagcctgtaaataccctgttttttatttatttttcgtacatatttccctatcagacttttcatccttctacaaaatatactttcctgcaacccgcctcactcaatgtggaacggattctattattgacttaccttttatctagaatctccagttgaaactagctagccagctaactagctacttgctattagccacagttagcggtatttcacccagaacattggatttttttttctgcgggattaatttaatcactggacattaatcaccggatcgcaactagctagccacaaccgaatggatgttgctgtctggctgcccccgatgcaagcaccagttagcctcgagctagcctagatccaggctcatatctacctctaggtctaccggacgggagtggCCAGCTAACTAGcaacttgctatcagctaccgttagtggtttttcaccattgtccgtggcctgcaccactcaccagccagctctagtctggactattattcggccagtctgcacagcgcgttatcgacccagaacatacagtggggaaaaaaagtatttagtcagccaccaattgtgcaagttctcccacttaaaaagatgagagaggcctgtaattttcatcattggtacacgtcaactatgacagacaaattgaggaaaaaaaatccagaaaatcacattgtaggatttataatgaatttatttgcaaattatggtggaaaataagtatttggtcacctacaaacaagcaagatttttggctctcacagacct
This window encodes:
- the LOC121540417 gene encoding beta-1,3-galactosyltransferase 2-like, which produces MQWRRRHCCPIKMTWTMKRSLFRTHVAGLLSLALLFTLFLFFSHQDWLPGRTGPRDNPLAYTVRGFRTAKAEANQSLSLKSLWRETGFVPPKPQLNLSSQQAEGGGGGGAMVGVTGLENSMSANNSLQQEMGVGGRLNAQPYRYILNEPFKCRDSTPFLVLLIAAEPGQADARNAIRQTWSNESVAMGLGFVRLFMLGLGRSSDRYTQTAIEEESRVYHDIIQQDYQDTYYNLTIKTLMGMNWVACHCPQAHYVMKTDSDMFVNTEYLIQKLLKPELPPRQSYFTGYLMRGYAPNRNKDSKWYMPPELYPSERYPIFCSGTGYVFSGDMAERIYQASLSIRRLHLEDVYVGICLAKLRIDPTPPPNEFLFNHWRVSYSSCKYSHLITSHQFQPNELVKYWNHLQTNKHNACINMAKERNGRYRHRKYHAETPQ